DNA sequence from the Novosphingobium sp. KACC 22771 genome:
AGCGCCAGATTGCCAAGGCGATCCTCAAGGAGATCAACGAGAGGCTTGGTTTCCTGAACAATGTGGGTCTGGATTATTTGAATCTGGATCGCACCAGCGGCACTTTGTCGGGCGGAGAAAGCCAGCGTATTCGTCTGGCTTCGCAGATCGGCTCGGGACTGTCGGGCGTACTGTATGTGCTGGACGAGCCTTCCATCGGTCTGCACCAGCGCGACAATGACCGCTTGCTGGAAACGCTCAAGCGGCTGCGAGATTTGGGCAATACGGTGATTGTGGTTGAGCATGACGAGGATGCGATCCGCACCGCCGATTACATCGTCGATCTGGGGCCGGGCGCGGGCGTGCATGGCGGCAGTATTGTGGCCGAGGGGACGCTGGAGGATATTCTGGCCAATCCCGACAGCGTGACTGGGCAATATCTGACCGGCGAGCGGCGGATTGAGGTGCCGAGCGAGCGGCGCGCAGGCAATGGCAAGGCGATTGTCGTTGAAAATGCACGAGCCAATAACCTCAAAGGTGTGACGGCGCGGTTCCCCTTGGGGACGTTCTGTTGTGTAACAGGCGTGTCGGGGTCGGGCAAATCGACGCTGACGCTTGATACGTTGCAGGCGGGCGCGAGCCGCGTTCTGAACGGCGCGCGGGTGATTGCCGGGGCGCATGATCGGATTACCGGCCTTGAGCATTGCGACAAGGTGATCGAGATTGATCAGAGCCCGATCGGTCGCACGCCGCGATCCAATCCGGCGACCTATACCGGCGCGTTTGGTCAGATTCGCGATTGGTTCGCCGGGCTGCCCGAGGCGCAGGCGCGCGGGTATAAGGCGGGGCGGTTCAGCTTCAACGTCAAGGGCGGGCGGTGCGAGGCGTGTCAGGGCGATGGGCTGATCAAAATCGAGATGCACTTCCTGCCCGACGTTTACGTGACCTGCGAGGAATGTGGCGGAAAGCGTTATAATCGCGAGACTTTGGAGGTGAAGTTCAAAGGTCATTCCATCGCTGATGTGCTGGATATGACCATTGAGGACGCCGAGAGTTTCTTTGCCAATGTGCCGCCGATCCGCGATCGGATGCATATGTTGAACGAGGTCGGCCTTGGCTATGTCAAGGTGGGCCAGCAGGCCACGACCCTGTCGGGCGGCGAGGCGCAGCGGGTGAAACTGGCCAAGGAACTGGCGCGGCGCTCGACCGGCAAGACGCTCTATGTGCTGGACGAACCGACCACGGGTCTGCATTTCGAGGATGTGCGCAAGCTGCTCGAAGTGCTGCACCGCCTTGTTGATCAGGGCAATTCGGTGGTGGTGATCGAGCATAATCTGGATGTCATCAAGACGGCTGACTGGATCATCGACATGGGGCCGGAGGGCGGCGTGCGCGGCGGCATGGTCGTGGCCGAGGGCACGCCGGAACAGGTAGCGGCGAACAAGGCCAGCTTTACGGGGGGGTATTTGAAGCCGTTGCTGAAGCGGTGATCTGGGCGGTTCTGATATTGCCGCTGATTGTTGTTGTCGACTGGGCATTCTGGTCAAAGATCGATGGCATGTTGTCTTTTCCTTCGGCCCGGTGGCGCTGGCGTCGTCGGCGGTTGATGCCATGGGCGGCGATGTGGGTCTGGATTGTGGTTGCAACCAAGTTTTTGGCGCCGGCGTCTGAGGCTGATTGGCAACAGGCGGTGGTGGTGGTTGCGGGTGTGGCTGTTCTGGTCTGGTGGATGGCAGCGATCTATCGCGATCTGACGGACTAGCGTCGGGGCGAACATGGCATTTGCGCCATGTTGGCCCTTCACCGCCCCTCTGTCCCGGTTTTGTCCCAAGATTGTCATTGTCGTGCGATAGCAGGGCGCCTTTCATGGAGCGGTAGCTATGCGTTTGACGGCATTGGGGCTGATGGCTTTGGGATTGTGCGGCATCGCCCATGCCGAGGCGCCTTTGCGCGAAATGGCCGATCCGCCGCAGATCCACTACCTCAACCCCGCCGAAGTCGCGCCGCGCCTGATTTTCGCTCCGCCGCCGGGCGAAGGGATGACGCGTCAGGAACTGGATTTCCTCCACCGCCTGATCGCGGTGACGCCCGCAGACCGGATTGTGCGTGCCCGTGCTGATGGCGAGGATGAGACGCCCGCAATCTACAGCGTCGCGCTGGGCCGCGATTTGGGTCAGATGCCGGCCACATGGAACCTGTTGGTCACGATTGAGGAGGAGACCAACGCGGTGGTCGCTGCGGGCAAGGATGAATTTGCGCGGCCTCGGCCCTATCAGTCCGACCCGAC
Encoded proteins:
- the uvrA gene encoding excinuclease ABC subunit UvrA; protein product: MSLTHITVRGAREHNLKGIDISLPRDSLIVITGLSGSGKSSLAFDTIYAEGQRRYVESLSAYARQFLEMMQKPDVEHIDGLSPAISIEQKTTSRNPRSTVATVTEIYDYMRLLWARVGIPYSPATGLPIAAQTVSQMVDRVMALPEGTRAYLLAPAVRGRKGEYRKEIAEWQKAGYTRLRVDGELMAIEDVPALDKKLKHDIEVVVDRIAVKSGIESRLADSFEQALKLAEGLAFVDLADGVVPGREAEVSTGSKKKGAQLKGAGVPANRIVFSEKFACPVSGFTLEAVEPRLFSFNAPQGACPACDGLGEKLLFDPQLVVPNEALSIKEGAVVPWAKSNPPSPYYMQVLASLGGHYGFSLETPWADLPTEVKIVVLYGTGKTPVPLTFIDGKKAYTVTKPFEGVIGNLNRRMLQTESAWMKEELGKFQTSQPCEVCEGKRLKPEALCVKVAQSDISSATRLSVSDALAWFSTLDEKLTDQQRQIAKAILKEINERLGFLNNVGLDYLNLDRTSGTLSGGESQRIRLASQIGSGLSGVLYVLDEPSIGLHQRDNDRLLETLKRLRDLGNTVIVVEHDEDAIRTADYIVDLGPGAGVHGGSIVAEGTLEDILANPDSVTGQYLTGERRIEVPSERRAGNGKAIVVENARANNLKGVTARFPLGTFCCVTGVSGSGKSTLTLDTLQAGASRVLNGARVIAGAHDRITGLEHCDKVIEIDQSPIGRTPRSNPATYTGAFGQIRDWFAGLPEAQARGYKAGRFSFNVKGGRCEACQGDGLIKIEMHFLPDVYVTCEECGGKRYNRETLEVKFKGHSIADVLDMTIEDAESFFANVPPIRDRMHMLNEVGLGYVKVGQQATTLSGGEAQRVKLAKELARRSTGKTLYVLDEPTTGLHFEDVRKLLEVLHRLVDQGNSVVVIEHNLDVIKTADWIIDMGPEGGVRGGMVVAEGTPEQVAANKASFTGGYLKPLLKR
- a CDS encoding phosphatase PAP2 family protein, translating into MRLTALGLMALGLCGIAHAEAPLREMADPPQIHYLNPAEVAPRLIFAPPPGEGMTRQELDFLHRLIAVTPADRIVRARADGEDETPAIYSVALGRDLGQMPATWNLLVTIEEETNAVVAAGKDEFARPRPYQSDPTMPTCKTVKQGKSQRSYPSGHAGVGYSMGWALARLAPQRAEAVLARADDYAMGRWFCGVHYPSDTSASRGAAMVVAERLLADPRLAVQVAAARTELAGLR